The Vitis vinifera cultivar Pinot Noir 40024 chromosome 3, ASM3070453v1 region atattgtccactttaaGTCCAAAGGACTCTCAAGATGTAAACATGTTTATAAGATTAAAAAGATCTCATACATATAACACTTTTTCCATATAATATACATCATAGAATATTGATACAAAAAATGCTAACCTCTTTGGGACAGGCAAGGATGGATAGCGAGCCGACAGCAAGGAGGCTAACACATTATTGTCTACCACAGCTGAGTTACAAAGGTATCGTCCATGGGCATTTTCATGCTCATAAACAAGGATGTGGCAGAGTGCAACATCATCAATGTGAACATATCCCATCCTTCCATTCCATTTGAATTTCTCAGTCTCCCCTGTTTGTTTCAAATCAACACTCTTATATTCAATCTTTCCATTCCTATACTTACGAACATATATTATCGTTATGGGAATAAAAAGAGACCAACTACCTTTAAGCAAGCCAAGAACATCAGATGCAGTAGAACACAAATCAGGTGGCAGGCTAGGTCCAATGACAAATGAGGGAAGAACAGTCACCAAATCGATTCCGTTCTCCTTGCAGAATTCCCATGCTGCCTTCTCAGCTAGGACTTTTGATAGAGCATACCATATCTTTTATAATCCATTAATCCATCCCCATGTAAAAAAATCCATGAATTAATAGGAAAATATGTTAGCTACTGATTTAATGCACCATAAAAATGTAACATCGTAGCAGAGTTTTGCATCCCTTTGGCATAGGTTTCAGTTGTAGACTATTTGTCTATGTCACGCCTTTCAACTCATGCGACAACTTCAGAAGAAAGAAATGTTACCTGGAGGCTCTCACAAAGTTCCACAGAGCTCCAGGAGGACTCGTCCAAAGGTATTTTCGGGTCAAAATCATCTCTTACCCTCGCAGCGGAAGAGGATGAAGTCAGTACTACACGCCTTAGAGATGGGTTCTTCTTACATGAACGAAGAACATTTAATGTGCCTTCAACAGCAGGTACCAGGATCTCTGCCTATTGCCAGAGAAATAGAAGTAAAAACAGTGCAATTACCATAATCAAATGGTGAAGGTTTGGGAGCTCATTGCATTAgcgttttttttcccttttaaaaatcaGATCCCATTGTAGAAAAGGGCTCATCTCTCAGATAGATTGTTGGCCTGCCCAACTGGGATTTTCATTAAGGTAGCTAGCTCCCTCTGATTAATTGTTTTTCAGCCACCATTTGCAGACAAAGCAGAGCAGTAAAGAGAGAAGAAGACTGTACTCAGTGTGGATCATAATATCACCAAATAGattaatttaggttatgtttgatttgaagaaaaatagattcaacatcaataaattattttttagttagttGTAATGTCACCTGGGCAAAGTCAAGGAAGAGtaaaaattttctcaattggCTAATTTTGGTGTGATTGTGTGGTGGTTGGGATAGTGGAATCTACTATGTAGACTCTAAATGGCAACATGTGGGGATTTGGCTGGGGCAGCACcaataaaagaagaaagagaggaGAAGAAAGCAACAAGCCTTTGGATCAGCTCcaataaaagaagaaagagaggaGAAGAAAGCAACAAACCTTTGGATCAGCAGCAGATCCCATTACTGGTGAAGCAGTGTGGAAGACACCATGGCACCCCATAATTGCCTTGTCAAAACTGCCCTCCTCCATTAAATCAGCCCTCACCAATGTGAGCCTCTCCCTTGCTCCCTCCAGCCTCCACAGATGTGCCAGCTTCTTGTCATTTCCTGCTCATAATTCATCATCTTTTCTCTGTtaagaaggcaagaaaacaaGCAAAAAAGCAGAAGTTACATGCAATAATGATCAGTGGGTGGTTTCTGTACCTGGATCTCTAACTGTTCCAGTGACATGATACCCAGACAAGAGAAGCCTCTTAACCAGCCAAGAAGCCAGAAACCCAGATGCCCCCGTTACACAGACGACCATCTTTTGATCCATTAATTTTCCTTgctcaagaagaagaagaagaagataagcTGCTGCACCTCTCCTCTCCTACACTTAGTccaatacatatatatatatatccacggctgttttaaaatatacatgTTGGAGAAGGTATGGCTGCACATGATATCCTTGTGACTTTCTACAGGTGAAGGTTGGACTTACAGGTAGGAAAGGCATCTTAAAATGGTGCGTTCATGCTCTTCTTTTTGTGACCTATTAGTCTACTACCAAGTACCAAGAAGCATCTACAGAACTTTCAACTACTACGTATATGACAAGAAACACTCTTTTTCTTATTGTTCTCCTCcatctctaaaaaaaattattttcatgttcaaAATCACGAGAGAAAACATTAATGGAGATCACATGATTCCACAAAGAGCTCTCGCTGCTAACGATCCCATCTAGCtaacacaaaaatataaatggcaatgaaaaattttattataaaaagatAGGTAAAAACATATTcatacatgttaaaaatatatatatatatatatatatatatatatctttatttttcatctcaTAGGAACAGCAAAGTCTCTATAGAAGAAAAGTGGTATACTATAATTATGTAAGGACACCTGATGAGTGGCCTCTCGCTGACAGAAAAGTTGAATAGTAACGTATCTTCTCACCTAGAAGATgtgttgattttttcttttcaaccaaTCAAGTCAAGATCACAGGTATAGTTATGTTAAGTATAATGGTCTCAGTACAAGAAAGgttctttcttttctaattgaattgggaaggaaaaaaaaaaaagatcaaatcAATCCTTTTGATGCAGACTTAGCATACTTTAGACCCCTAAAACGAATTCacataagtaaaaataaaattttagtacaTCATAAAGTATGTTTTATCTTCTAAATATGATAGTGAATGTCTTATCAATACACAAATGTATAACTCCTTAGGAATttcaattgttatttattaCTGTATGAATTGGGTTCAAGCTTTCCCCAGCCCCTTCTCATCAATGGACTCCTAACATATATGAAAAAGTGCGATTCGTTTGATAAATTCCTACCTCTATCTATCTCGAAGATGtttggatttttcaaaactccatgaATATGTAGAAGATAATTGATCATTTGATAGTCAAATTTTACTCAAAATGTTATAAAGTTCGGttccaaaaattattataattcatttttcaatcgcttttatAGATATTTTGCTTTGTAATCTCTTTTCaacgggaaaaaaaaaaaaaacactattaatAAAGTATTCATGGGATAGGTCTACATCGAAGGAGGCCCTCAAATAGATAAAGTTGAAGATAAGTGCAGGGGATATGACCCTTCACCTAACAAGATTTCAATGTCTCACAAAGGGACGGTTGGCCTAAATTTGTTCAGCGCTAATAATCCacttttaagggttttttttcacaatcacatgtgttttaaaaatatatatatattaaaggatggtaattatgaatttatttttaaaaataagagaagaaTTCTAGGTCAAGGCAATAAATTCATgtcataatcatttttttaagacATAATTGCAGTACAAATTCATAAATCatgtatatattaaaattttattttgaaaaaacaattttacctCATAATTAATCATATCAAAAtgatctttttaaaaaatgattataaatctATAACTATGCTTATactaaaaatcttattttgaaaagatgattttacttaaaataaaaaaaataaaatataaaattttggatCTCTgttattataaaatagttttttgaaaagataatttttgtatgtaaattttaaaaaaatatattatatttttataaatattttataaatcaaacatatttatgactcaattgacttttttatttaaaaacaaatttaaatgaGTCAAATATAGATTACgtagtttaaaattataattatgttaATCAACGTATTATTAAATGGGTCAATTCAGGTCAAATTCGTGTTATGTAGGTTGAACAAAAaactacttatttattaaatgagttatgcAGGTCAATGCAAATTTACCCTAAATCCAATTATACTCAACCCAAACTAGCGAAAAACTTGATGAGTTTGAGTCGTGTTGGTGAATCATATTAAATTATGTCGCCCCTAAGTGCACTTATGTGTACAGTTATACATTAGACAGAACCTACGGTAaatcatgacataaggttaTTGGACAGTTATGACTTCACCAATTTGTTATGTCGTAtcgtctctcaaccttgagagaatatcgAACTTGTGCAAAAATTTGTAATGGTTTTAACTAACGAGTGAGatcttaaagtgatcatatattacCTATGGATTGGATCACTATTGGTAAAAGTCGATaacaacaggtattctcaataaaggcgtTATGATATTTCATAAactttgagatagtgtgtctcCTTAGGTAATCATAAGGAAGTATGTTCAAGTAAACCATGTTCATAATAGTTTCTTAAGTGAAACTTGATATAAACTCTCTATGAGTTATAACATGTTAGTTTATCACACAATAAGAGAATTTGTAACTTAAGAATGGTAGAGGTAATATTGATCGAGAGGTTGATATCattcaccttattagattacataGCGGATAATAAGTCACAAATTTGAGCACTCTCAATGTTATTTGCATAGACTACTGGAATGCAGTTGACTTTCTATATTgaaatgttaaatcaacttcaaaattgaattttaaaatagctAATATTGTCCTATGGGTTCCAATAGTCCATGTTTGAACTCATATTCTTatatgacatggtttatgagggttgcaTTGGTTTTTGGTGTCCTTATGTGTGTTTAAATATGCAAGGTTGTATAAGAATTAGTAAACACTATCTTTGGactgaattaattaattaactagaactatattagattaattaatcaattaggactcaTTTTGGCTTAATCGAATAGCTCAAGCCCAagggaagcctataaatacccctttaagaGTTAGACCTTCATACTTTTGTCATTCTCCCTTATGTTCTAGAATTATAGTCATGGTAAAATAATGGATGTAATGACCCATGTCCAATCGTTTAGATGGTCTACTTTGAGTCTAATAAGctctcatgactttaaaacacgtctacaaaatttaaaatgttaaagAGCATGATATTTATTGTAAACCTAAATCCtgcaaatttaaacttttagaaaaattgttaGTTTAACATAGTATCAGAATTTCATTTGATGGGAGGTCATGTGTTCAAGTCACCACTTAATAATTTGcatatttgtttctttatttgcaTATTTGTAAGTTAAAAAAGGGCAATTGTTTGCCTTCAAACCTATATCTCTCCAAGTACGAGTATGGGGTCACACGTGAGAGAGAGTGTTTAAGAGGATGATATACATAAATTGTTAGTTTAACAAATAGgagttcatacatatataacaaCACAAGTTTAAAACGTGTTTATAAGATCAAGAGAagtttatacatatatagtgcttcgattttttttccctataagATGTGAGATATAACATTGATGGAAATGATTAACATTAACATTTCTAAATGTAGAATAATTATCTCTTTTTGCTCTCTTTCTCACTGAAAGGTTGTTTATACGCAAATGATGATCTCATCAAATTAGACTTGACCCAAATGGCCTTCCTCCACCAAAGAGGCAATGCAGTCATCAAACATATCCTGGATGGACTTGAACTTGAACCCCAAGCTCTTCAACTTTGAAGTGTTGAACTCAACGTATGGTATGTCCAAGGCATCAGACCTGAGATTCCCATACAGATTAATTGAATAAATAACCAAATGGTGGTGTCCTCAGGATGATAATGGTTTATAGAAACTCACACAACCCCAAAAACCCCACATAGAATCCAGTTATTTACATCACAGAATATTGATCGATACAGAGACTGCTAACCTCTTTGGTATAGGTAAGGATGGATAGCGAGCCGACAGCAAGGAGGTTAACTCATTGTCGTCCAGCTCTGCAGAGCTACAAAGGTATCGTCCATGGGCGTCTTCGTGCTCATAAACAAGGATCGATGTGGCAGAGTGCAACATCATCGATGTGAACATATTCCATCCTTCCAAACCATCTGCATTTCTCAGTCTCCCCTGTTTGTTCCAATTCAGTCTTTCCATTCCTATGCTTATGAACATATATTATCATTATGAGAATAACAAGAGAATAGACCAACTACCTTTAAGCAAGGCAAGGGTATTAGATGCAGTAGAGCATAAATCAGGTGGCAGGCCAGGTCCAACAACACATGAGGGAACAATAGTCACCAAATCGATTCCATTCTCCTCGCAGAATTCCCATGCCGCCTTCTCAGCTAGGACTTTTGATAGAGCATACCATATCTTTTGTAATGCATTAATCCAACCCCATGTAAAAAAGACGACGAATTAATAGGAAAAGATGTTAGCTACTGATTTAATGTAACAACATATGAAATGCAGGTTTATTTGTGTCCCAACTTCCTGATTTCTTTCACCAATGAGCTTGTCTGTATCAGGCAACCCCACTGCACTTCCATGGTGTAGAGTCTGCCTAAGTGATTTAAGTGAAGTAACACAGGACTGGAGTAGGTTTGCTTCTCCTAGACTATATGTCTATGTCACTCTTTTGAGCTTAAAGTATAAGTCTATATAACTTGCTACATATACAGGGTTTACTGACAAATAATATCAGATGAGACATACTTTCAGAAGAAAGAGATGTTACCTGGAGGCGCTCACAAAATTCCACAGAGCTCCAGGATGACTCATCCTGCAGAGGTATTTTTGGGTCAAAATCATCTCTTGCCCTCACAGCTGAAGTGGATGAGGTGAGTACTACACGCCTTAGAGACGGGTTCTTCTTACATGAACGAAGCACATTTAGTGTTCCTTCAACAGCAGGTACCAGGATCTCTGCCTATTGCCAAAGAAATAGCAGTAAAAACAGTGTAGTATCATGATCAAATGGTGGTGAAGGTTTGGGAGCTCATTGCATCagtgtttcttttttcttttcaaaatcagaTCCCACTGTAGAAAAGGGCTCATCTCCTAGATGAATTGTTGGCCTGCCCAGCCAACTGGGAATATCATTAAGGTGGCTAGCTCCCTCTGATTAATGTTTCAGCCACCATTTGCAGACAAAGTAGAGCAGTAAAGAGAGAAGGAGAAGACTCCGTTGAGTCTGTACTCAATGTGGAACACGTCACCAAACAAGGCTATTTTTGTTCTCGGAaagtttgaaaaatcattttcttttagtatttttctgAAATCAGACATAGCCTACCTCACCTAATTGTATTTCCAATTGGGCAAGAGTTGAAGGAAGACGAAAGAGTTGCCCAATTAGCTAATTTTGATGCGGTTTTGTGATGGTTGGGAACGGTGGAATCTACTTTGTATACTCTAAATGGCAATATGTGGGGATTTGGTGGGGTCAAcactgtagggacccctcctcctGAGAACACGTGTCACGCACCTCatggtgacacgtggcacgcattacCATCCGGATACACGTGACGCATCTTTcatatccggaccgcctcaaggaagtTCAAACGACACTTGTAAGCATAGAACATCCGGACGGCTTCCACAAATACATCCAGATGACCAGCATAAGTCATCCGAATAtaattgtccggatcattgactgaagtaagcaagtcttacacgttatcacaacagcctgccatggcccacgtccgccacctgcagagtgaagggacaagatgaagtgacaacaagtcacttcccacgatcatttcacatgatcacctaccacgatctctgacagccgcatcacctaccacgatctctgtcaaactgcccgtagggtgatgatggccctgccaccacctagtgtcatcatgacaacacaaaatatctccccaccattaaagaaggaatcaaagcttctgataagatatatatcaaccttcacacaaaggGAAAGGTAAGCTTTCgatacctagaaaaaggccaactgatttatctctctctctgaaCCATGACTGACAAaatcatcggagggtgcgtccggacgcCTTTTTGCAGGTgtaacgactgaatcaagaacctatattagttgagatcgtgcgtccatccatgaggtaactacgtggatcaccagtGACGTGAGGTATCAACAAACACCAccaaatcaaagaagaaaagagaggagAAGAAAGCAACAAGCCTATGGATGAGTAGCAGATCCCATTACAGGTGAAGCAGTATGGAAGACACCATGGCATCCCATGATTGCCCTGTCAAAACCGCCCTCCTCCATTAAATCAGCCCTTGCCAATGTGAGCCTCTCCCTTGCTCCCTCCAGCCCCACAGATGTGCCTGCTTCTTGCCATTTCCTGCTCATAATTCATTATCTTTTCTCTCTtaagaaggcaagaaaacaaGCAAAAAAGCATAAGATGCATGCAATAATGATCAGTGGGTGGTTTCTGTACCTGGATCTCTAACTGTTCCAATGACATGATACCCGGACAAGAGATGCCTCTTAACCAGCCAAGAAGCCAGAAACCCAGATGCCCCAGTCACATAGACCTTCATCTTTTGATCCATTAATTCTCCTTgctcaagaagaagaagaagataagcTGCTGCACCTCTCCTCTCCTACACTTAGtccaatatatattttaaaacagcCATACATGCCATGCATATAGAAGGGATGGctgttttaaaatatacatgTTGGAGAAGGTATGGCTTGTCATGATATCATTGTGAATTTCTACAGATTAGAGAAGGTTAGACTTTACAAGTAGGAAAGGCAGCTGAAAATGGTGAGTGTTcagtcttaattttttttttattaggtctATTTAAATTCTAACGATGTTGTACCTATTTTAAAGAGAattcataaaaagaaattatagatttttttttttctctttctctttgaatcttttttagatttcaagttttcaacacattgaattgtttttcaacTACTTTCTCTCATCGAAAGCTTGTCATTTAAATACATTAAATCCTTCACTTGCAAATCCTCAAATGCACCCTTTGGAATAATTTCAATTCTTTATTTGTATTGAGTCAGAATTATACTAGGATTGAGAGCattaaattctcatattcttattcaattttaaacaattgaaacttcaagttaattgagaatttgaaaggATTGTAACGCTCATTGGAATCATGAATCTTAGTGTAAAAGATTGAAGATTTGGGTTGAAGTCATAGATGATGAAACTGCCACTTGGAtaagaaattgagaaaaatgaaCGTAGGTGTGTTATCGAACTAGTATAAAAGCACTTGTATTTCTCTTTATGCTACTCTTTAATTCCTTATACCATTAATGgcttgttttattgttttaatcattcactttttgaaaattttttaatcattcaaatCACCGGTCTCAAGGTAAATGATAAATCTACAATTCGactaatttagtttttaaattagtgttcaaaaatgtttttatttaaaatacttttaattaaagtattcttttaaaagttttattgaAAGAATCACCTATCAAttgatttatctttttcttaaaaatagttttaaaattttactaacacctaatatttttcaaaaacgtTTTTTATACTATAAgtgtttttattaattcatcccaaatatttatataaatgaaattacatTGGAATTAAAAAGGCCCAAGTGAAATAAGAAACAACCGGAAGAACTTCAATccactaatgaaaaaaaaaaaaaaaaacatggtttGTGGAAATTAGGAAGAGAATATATGTATGCCTACATGAATTATGTCATCACATGGCTTAAAAATAGCTTAAATATATAGTAAATAGGTaaaattaatatcttttattgAACTAATAAGGTTATTGGACTATGATAGCCATAGGTCATTAACTCAAAATATTAGAATGCGTTCCAcgctaattttaaaaagtatttttaatttttctaatatttaaaagtaaaaaattttaagtattaaaaaacctaaaaacgctttaaaaaagaaatgtcaaaatttgattaatatataaataatacatcatatatacataatttatatattatgaaaataaaaaataagtataaaattatatatgtatatatatatcattaaaataaaaaataattattaaaaatatttgaatgactTGATCTAAATGCAAATCATCCACCtcaaacttcttcaaaaaaataaaataagatgtcaaaaaattgaaaataattatttatacaatatattttaaaataattttattatttaaaaaaatttaaagatttttaatatttttaattgcatTACATAAcactctattaaaaaaaatcattttaaaatacatcaattttgtttataaaaatagaaattggttaaaaaaataataaaataaaaatagaaggaaCACTTTTCAGGGTTTTCACGCGGGCGCTTACTGGACCGCCACGGGTCATTAAAAGTTAGACCGGCGGTTCAGCTCTTCGGCTCTAAGCCTCCAACTTCcgaataaataatgaataatgaGCAGCTGATTTTGGAAC contains the following coding sequences:
- the LOC100246964 gene encoding tetraketide alpha-pyrone reductase 1 isoform X1, translating into MDQKMVVCVTGASGFLASWLVKRLLLSGYHVTGTVRDPGNDKKLAHLWRLEGARERLTLVRADLMEEGSFDKAIMGCHGVFHTASPVMGSAADPKAEILVPAVEGTLNVLRSCKKNPSLRRVVLTSSSSAARVRDDFDPKIPLDESSWSSVELCESLQIWYALSKVLAEKAAWEFCKENGIDLVTVLPSFVIGPSLPPDLCSTASDVLGLLKGETEKFKWNGRMGYVHIDDVALCHILVYEHENAHGRYLCNSAVVDNNVLASLLSARYPSLPVPKRFDALDRPYYEFNTSKLQSLGFKFKSIQEMFDDCVASLVEKGHLGQV
- the LOC100246964 gene encoding tetraketide alpha-pyrone reductase 1 isoform X2, with protein sequence MDQKMVVCVTGASGFLASWLVKRLLLSGYHVTGTVRDPGNDKKLAHLWRLEGARERLTLVRADLMEEGSFDKAIMGCHGVFHTASPVMGSAADPKIWYALSKVLAEKAAWEFCKENGIDLVTVLPSFVIGPSLPPDLCSTASDVLGLLKGETEKFKWNGRMGYVHIDDVALCHILVYEHENAHGRYLCNSAVVDNNVLASLLSARYPSLPVPKRFDALDRPYYEFNTSKLQSLGFKFKSIQEMFDDCVASLVEKGHLGQV